The Elaeis guineensis isolate ETL-2024a chromosome 13, EG11, whole genome shotgun sequence genome includes a region encoding these proteins:
- the LOC105056779 gene encoding ABC transporter G family member 1 isoform X3, producing the protein MSSTEVKVEMEELCWNATAGGGDRPLEHGVLSGWEEGGLYLTWEDLWVTASNGKDSSRVILAGLTGYARPGEVLAIMGPSGCGKSTLLDALAGRLDSGTKQSGHVLVNGWRQRLAFGTSAYVTQDDILMTTLTVREAVYYSAQLQLPNSMTKSEKKERVEMTIREMGLQEAMDTRIGGQVFKGISGGQKRRVSICVEILTRPKLLFLDEPTSGLDSAASYHVMNRIIDLARHDGMTIIASIHQPSSEVFELFDNLCLLSSGKTVYFGPASLTNEFFAQNGFPCPSLRNPSDHYLRTINKDFDEEILKGCSSQSKTAAGAIDILIKSYKLSNIRQEVERRVAEMRGSEGAAVKTRSQASFTTQCIVLTKRSFINMHRDLGYYWLRLAIYAMLCLCIGTMFYDIGHSYGSIQARGSVLLFISAFLTFMAIGGFPSFVEDMKIFRRERLNGHYDVTAFMISNMLSSAPHLALVSIIPAAMAYYLVGLQSGVDHFIFFALVLYASMLLVEGLMMIVASIVPNYLMGIITGAGIQATMILSAGFFRLPNDLPKPVWRYPLYHIAFHKYANQAYYKNEFIGLTFPNIQAGGAATVTGEEVLKDFWQMEVGYSKWVDLAILFGMVILYRVLFLVIVKASEKVKPMVRAVLNRPPKHVIQVMGKASAPLDGASP; encoded by the exons ATGAGCTCTACGGAAGTGAAAGTGGAAATGGAGGAGCTTTGTTGGAATGCCACGGCCGGAGGTGGTGACCGGCCGCTGGAGCATGGGGTGCTGAGTGGGTGGGAGGAGGGAGGGCTATACCTGACGTGGGAAGATCTGTGGGTGACCGCATCCAACGGCAAGGATTCGTCGAGGGTGATACTGGCTGGGCTCACCGGGTACGCCCGGCCAGGGGAGGTTCTGGCCATCATGGGTCCATCCGGCTGTGGCAAGTCCACTCTCCTTGATGCCTTGGCAG GGAGACTAGACTCAGGAACAAAGCAGTCTGGGCACGTGTTGGTAAATGGTTGGCGTCAGAGGCTAGCTTTTGGGACTTCT GCTTATGTGACCCAAGATGATATTCTAATGACAACTCTGACGGTTAGAGAAGCTGTATACTACTCTGCGCAGCTCCAACTGCCAAACTCCATGACTAAATCTGAGAAGAAGGAGAGAGTAGAGATGACTATAAGGGAGATGGGCTTGCAAGAAGCCATGGACACAAGGATTGGAGGGCAGGTATTTAAGGGAATAAGTGGCGGCCAGAAGAGGAGGGTTAGCATTTGTGTAGAGATTTTAACACGGCCTAAGCTTCTTTTCTTGGATGAGCCCACAAGTGGACTAGACAGTGCCGCATCATATCATGTTATGAATCGCATCATCGACCTAGCTCGACATGATGGAATGACTATTATCGCTTCGATCCACCAGCCTAGCAGTGAAGTTTTTGAGCTTTTTGATAACTTGTGCCTTTTATCATCTGGCAAAACGGTTTATTTTGGACCTGCTTCTTTAACTAATGAG TTTTTTGCTCAAAATGGCTTTCCATGCCCATCCTTGAGAAACCCCTCTGATCACTACCTCAGAACTATCAACAAAGACTTTGATGAG GAGATTCTAAAAGGCTGTAGCAGCCAATCAAAAACCGCTGCTGGGGCCATTGATATCCTCATAAAATCATACAAGCTATCCAACATCCGCCAAGAAGTTGAGAGGCGAGTAGCTGAGATGCGTGGATCG GAGGGTGCTGCTGTGAAGACTAGGAGTCAAGCTAGTTTCACCACTCAGTGCATTGTCCTCACCAAAAGATCATTTATAAACATGCACAGAGATCTGGGATACTACTGGCTACGACTCGCAATTTATGCTATGTTGTGTCTATGCATTGGCACCATGTTTTATGACATTGGACATAGTTATGGATCAATTCAG GCTAGGGGTTCGGTGCTTCTGTTCATATCAGCATTCCTAACTTTTATGGCAATCGGTGGTTTTCCTTCCTTTGTTGAAGACATGAAG ATCTTTCGAAGGGAGAGACTAAATGGGCATTATGATGTCACTGCATTCATGATCAGTAACATGCTTTCTTCTGCACCACATCTAGCTCTTGTCTCTATAATCCCGGCAGCCATGGCTTACTACCTTGTTGGCCTCCAAAGTGGAGTTGATCATTTCATTTTCTTTGCTCTGGTGTTGTATGCATCCATGTTGCTAGTTGAGGGCTTGATGATGATCGTCGCCAGCATTGTGCCCAATTACCTCATGGGCATCATCACCGGTGCCGGAATTCAAGCAACGATGATACTATCAGCTGGCTTTTTCCGACTGCCGAATGATCTTCCGAAGCCGGTGTGGCGATACCCATTGTACCACATAGCCTTCCATAAGTATGCCAACCAAGCTTACTACAAGAATGAGTTCATTGGACTAACCTTTCCCAACATCCAAGCTGGGGGTGCAGCCACTGTCACCGGGGAGGAAGTTTTGAAGGATTTTTGGCAGATGGAGGTGGGCTACTCTAAGTGGGTTGATCTTGCCATACTCTTTGGTATGGTTATCCTTTATAGGGTCTTGTTTTTGGTCATTGTGAAGGCTAGTGAAAAGGTGAAGCCCATGGTTAGGGCTGTTCTAAACAGGCCTCCCAAACATGTCATACAAGTCATGGGGAAGGCCTCAGCCCCTCTAGACGGTGCAAGTCCATGa
- the LOC105056779 gene encoding ABC transporter G family member 1 isoform X7: MTTLTVREAVYYSAQLQLPNSMTKSEKKERVEMTIREMGLQEAMDTRIGGQVFKGISGGQKRRVSICVEILTRPKLLFLDEPTSGLDSAASYHVMNRIIDLARHDGMTIIASIHQPSSEVFELFDNLCLLSSGKTVYFGPASLTNEFFAQNGFPCPSLRNPSDHYLRTINKDFDEEILKGCSSQSKTAAGAIDILIKSYKLSNIRQEVERRVAEMRGSEGAAVKTRSQASFTTQCIVLTKRSFINMHRDLGYYWLRLAIYAMLCLCIGTMFYDIGHSYGSIQARGSVLLFISAFLTFMAIGGFPSFVEDMKIFRRERLNGHYDVTAFMISNMLSSAPHLALVSIIPAAMAYYLVGLQSGVDHFIFFALVLYASMLLVEGLMMIVASIVPNYLMGIITGAGIQATMILSAGFFRLPNDLPKPVWRYPLYHIAFHKYANQAYYKNEFIGLTFPNIQAGGAATVTGEEVLKDFWQMEVGYSKWVDLAILFGMVILYRVLFLVIVKASEKVKPMVRAVLNRPPKHVIQVMGKASAPLDGASP; the protein is encoded by the exons ATGACAACTCTGACGGTTAGAGAAGCTGTATACTACTCTGCGCAGCTCCAACTGCCAAACTCCATGACTAAATCTGAGAAGAAGGAGAGAGTAGAGATGACTATAAGGGAGATGGGCTTGCAAGAAGCCATGGACACAAGGATTGGAGGGCAGGTATTTAAGGGAATAAGTGGCGGCCAGAAGAGGAGGGTTAGCATTTGTGTAGAGATTTTAACACGGCCTAAGCTTCTTTTCTTGGATGAGCCCACAAGTGGACTAGACAGTGCCGCATCATATCATGTTATGAATCGCATCATCGACCTAGCTCGACATGATGGAATGACTATTATCGCTTCGATCCACCAGCCTAGCAGTGAAGTTTTTGAGCTTTTTGATAACTTGTGCCTTTTATCATCTGGCAAAACGGTTTATTTTGGACCTGCTTCTTTAACTAATGAG TTTTTTGCTCAAAATGGCTTTCCATGCCCATCCTTGAGAAACCCCTCTGATCACTACCTCAGAACTATCAACAAAGACTTTGATGAG GAGATTCTAAAAGGCTGTAGCAGCCAATCAAAAACCGCTGCTGGGGCCATTGATATCCTCATAAAATCATACAAGCTATCCAACATCCGCCAAGAAGTTGAGAGGCGAGTAGCTGAGATGCGTGGATCG GAGGGTGCTGCTGTGAAGACTAGGAGTCAAGCTAGTTTCACCACTCAGTGCATTGTCCTCACCAAAAGATCATTTATAAACATGCACAGAGATCTGGGATACTACTGGCTACGACTCGCAATTTATGCTATGTTGTGTCTATGCATTGGCACCATGTTTTATGACATTGGACATAGTTATGGATCAATTCAG GCTAGGGGTTCGGTGCTTCTGTTCATATCAGCATTCCTAACTTTTATGGCAATCGGTGGTTTTCCTTCCTTTGTTGAAGACATGAAG ATCTTTCGAAGGGAGAGACTAAATGGGCATTATGATGTCACTGCATTCATGATCAGTAACATGCTTTCTTCTGCACCACATCTAGCTCTTGTCTCTATAATCCCGGCAGCCATGGCTTACTACCTTGTTGGCCTCCAAAGTGGAGTTGATCATTTCATTTTCTTTGCTCTGGTGTTGTATGCATCCATGTTGCTAGTTGAGGGCTTGATGATGATCGTCGCCAGCATTGTGCCCAATTACCTCATGGGCATCATCACCGGTGCCGGAATTCAAGCAACGATGATACTATCAGCTGGCTTTTTCCGACTGCCGAATGATCTTCCGAAGCCGGTGTGGCGATACCCATTGTACCACATAGCCTTCCATAAGTATGCCAACCAAGCTTACTACAAGAATGAGTTCATTGGACTAACCTTTCCCAACATCCAAGCTGGGGGTGCAGCCACTGTCACCGGGGAGGAAGTTTTGAAGGATTTTTGGCAGATGGAGGTGGGCTACTCTAAGTGGGTTGATCTTGCCATACTCTTTGGTATGGTTATCCTTTATAGGGTCTTGTTTTTGGTCATTGTGAAGGCTAGTGAAAAGGTGAAGCCCATGGTTAGGGCTGTTCTAAACAGGCCTCCCAAACATGTCATACAAGTCATGGGGAAGGCCTCAGCCCCTCTAGACGGTGCAAGTCCATGa